One segment of Polypterus senegalus isolate Bchr_013 chromosome 8, ASM1683550v1, whole genome shotgun sequence DNA contains the following:
- the fgf23 gene encoding fibroblast growth factor 23, protein MPSFFFALCFVMLYCSLVIECLPNPSPLLNPTWGDPRKLVHLYTSSDRRSFHLAISLDGQVDGTPEQTAYSAMLIKSEERGLVAILGVKSERYLCMDVKGNLFSSSHCTKDCLFYQERLENGYDVYRSSEYNLVVNLGGSKHVYITGHNLPPYSQFLSRQNTVELEHFFHRQSRNVHTDPSDPFGMFSSFNFQHGARRFETKKIAHSSQAHSVSRERMKTTYHDLVDPDDPLRLLDHKAIISPRFFRS, encoded by the exons ATGCCCTCCTTTTTCTTTGCACTTTGCTTCGTGATGCTGTACTGTAGTTTGGTGATCGAGTGCTTACCCAACCCTTCTCCGCTGCTGAACCCGACATGGGGGGACCCTCGCAAACTGGTGCACCTGTACACGTCCTCTGACAGAAGAAGCTTTCACTTGGCGATCAGTTTAGATGGGCAGGTGGATGGGACTCCCGAACAGACTGCTTACA GTGCCATGCTGATCAAATCTGAAGAACGAGGTCTCGTGGCGATCTTAGGAGTGAAGAGCGAGCGGTACCTCTGCATGGATGTCAAAGGAAATCTTTTTAGCTCG AGTCATTGCACCAAGGATTGCTTGTTTTATCAGGAGCGTTTAGAGAATGGATATGATGTGTATCGTTCCTCAGAATACAATCTGGTGGTTAATCTTGGTGGAAGCAAGCATGTCTACATCACAGGCCATAACCTTCCTCCGTATTCCCAGTTCTTGTCACGACAGAATACTGTGGAGCTGGAACACTTTTTCCACAGACAGAGTCGAAATGTCCATACGGATCCTTCTGACCCATTTGGAATGTTTAGCTCCTTCAATTTTCAACACGGAGCTCGGAGGTTTGAGACAAAGAAAATAGCACACTCAAGCCAGGCCCATTCAGTGTCCAGAGAGCGCATGAAAACCACTTACCATGATCTGGTGGACCCTGATGACCCTTTGAGATTACTAGATCATAAGGCCATCATCAGCCCACGCTTCTTTAGGAGTTAA